The following proteins come from a genomic window of Alnus glutinosa chromosome 10, dhAlnGlut1.1, whole genome shotgun sequence:
- the LOC133880418 gene encoding zinc finger protein ZAT9-like, translating into MAFIVDQQTTFKHFCKICKKGFGCGRALGGHMRAHGIGDETGHVDDEDPASDWEEKLGGGNVPPSNKRMYALRTNPNRLKSCRVCENCGKEFLSWKSFLEHGKCSSEDAESLISSPGSDGDDGRRGCGWSKRKRSLRGKVGIFNSNCPSSEEEDLANCLMMLSNAAVDPAEAEESCASASKEDQERRNPMSNFIAPISCRAPVDDDNKNKNKGLAKGLFECKACKKVFNSHQALGGHRASHKKVKGCFASRLDQNDDILLDDDVITHEEFFPTKSNSTLQFDQGCSNPQSASISKRKSKVHECSICHRIFSSGQALGGHKRCHWITSNAPDTSTIAKFHPFQDHHQVEQTNPNLLNLKLDLNLPAPVDQDLRGARRDQISTEIYLQSWLGTAKDDLEKDHNYDHHRHRHLGQKVDDDDNHDNNDNNKNNDSINGSMQNADDEADSSVKLAKLSELKDMNTSGGSSPWLQVGIGSTTDVAADP; encoded by the coding sequence atgGCTTTCATTGTGGATCAGCAGACAACCTTCAAGCACTTTTGCAAGATTTGCAAGAAAGGTTTTGGATGTGGGAGAGCCTTAGGAGGGCACATGAGGGCGCATGGAATCGGCGACGAGACCGGGCACGTCGACGACGAAGACCCGGCTAGCGATTGGGAGGAGAAGTTGGGCGGCGGAAATGTTCCGCCTAGCAACAAGCGGATGTACGCATTGAGAACAAACCCGAACCGGCTGAAGAGCTGCCGGGTTTGTGAGAATTGCGGAAAAGAATTCCTGTCGTGGAAATCTTTTCTTGAACATGGGAAATGTAGCTCCGAAGACGCCGAGTCGTTAATCTCATCGCCTGGTTCAGACGGTGACGATGGAAGAAGAGGGTGCGGGTGGTCCAAAAGAAAGAGATCGTTGAGAGGTAAAGTGGGTATTTTCAATTCCAATTGCCCGTCTAGCGAGGAGGAAGACCTCGCAAATTGCTTAATGATGTTGTCAAACGCGGCGGTTGACCCGGCGGAGGCGGAGGAGTCTTGTGCTTCAGCCAGTAAAGAAGACCAGGAGCGAAGAAATCCCATGAGTAATTTCATTGCTCCGATTTCTTGTAGGGCTCCTGTAGACGACGacaacaagaacaagaacaagggCTTGGCAAAAGGGTTGTTCGAGTGCAAGGCATGCAAGAAAGTGTTCAATTCACACCAAGCATTGGGCGGCCACAGAGCCAGCCACAAGAAGGTTAAAGGCTGTTTCGCGTCCAGGCTCGATCAAAACGACGATATCTTACTCGACGACGACGTGATCACGCACGAAGAGTTCTTCCCGACAAAATCAAACTCAACCCTACAATTTGACCAAGGTTGTTCTAATCCTCAATCGGCGTCCATATCCAAGAGGAAATCGAAGGTGCATGAGTGCTCGATATGTCACCGGATTTTCTCGTCCGGGCAGGCGCTCGGCGGCCACAAGAGGTGCCATTGGATCACATCCAACGCGCCGGACACGTCCACGATAGCTAAGTTTCATCCGTTTCAAGATCATCATCAGGTGGAGCAAACCAATCCAAATTTGCTCAATCTCAAGCTCGACCTTAACCTTCCCGCACCAGTTGATCAAGATCTTAGGGGAGCACGGCGTGACCAAATTTCTACAGAAATTTATTTACAGTCTTGGTTAGGTACTGCAAAAGATGATCTAGAAAAGGACCACAATTATGATCaccaccgccaccgccacctCGGTCAGAAGGTCGACGATGATGATAACCACGACAACAACGACAACAATAAGAACAATGACAGCATTAATGGTTCAATGCAGAATGCTGATGACGAGGCAGACAGTAGTGTGAAGTTAGCTAAGCTAAGTGAGTTGAAGGACATGAACACGAGTGGGGGTTCCTCACCGTGGTTGCAGGTGGGGATTGGTTCAACTACTGATGTGGCAGCTGACCCATAA